The sequence tctgtagcacttaatcccattacactttttacattttccagaatttttttgaaaaaaaaaaactaatggcttggaaaatatctggcaccCCAGCTAAACTTAATTGTCGACCCCTGTTTTATCAGATAATCGACATGATTTGTATCGTAATTTCTAAAACATTCAGCCTTTAAAAACCCTGAGTGCTTATCTAGagtgatatacaggggttggacaatgaaactgaaacacctgtcatcattttagtgtgggaggtttcatggctaaattggagcaacctggtggccaatctttaatccattaattgcacattgcaccagtaagagcagcaagagtgtgaaggttcaattagcagtgtaagagcacagttctgctcaaaatactgcaatgcacacaacattatgggtgacataccagagttcaaaagaggacaaattgttggtgcacgtcttgctggcgcatctgtgaccaagacagcaagtctttgtgatgcatcaagagccacggtatccagggtaatgtcagcataccaccaagaaggaccaaccacatccaacaggattaactgtggacgctgtaagaggaagctgtctgaaagggatgttcgggtgctaacccggattgtatcccaaaaaaactctataaaaccacggctgatcaaatcacgcagaattcaatgttcacctcaactctcctgtttccaccagaactgtccgtcaccacaattagcaatgaaaccaggtgtttcagtttcattgctcAACCCCTGTATGATATGATGAATTCAGAGCTCATCTCTTTTGCAGTCTGCGGGTCGAATGATTTTGACGGTCTCTGAGGGCTTCACCATCATCCAGGCGTATTTGCACAGATGTTCCTTGTTGCAGTCCTTCTGCCAGTAGATGACGTTGCGGCGGTTCAGGTTGGCTCCGGCGCAAGCGTCGTACCACCACCCCCCTCCTGCTACTCCCTGGAACTGGAGCTTGGCACAGTTCTGGTAGTAGTTGTCATTATCGCGGTCCTTGGTGGTGAACTTCTGGTTGTCGTGGAGGTAGTTCTCCGGGTCCAGGGTTAGAGCATCCAAAGCCGTTCCTTGATACAAGCCGAGGCGGAGGCGGTACTGGGCATCTTCTCCCTCCACCAGCACCGGATCATACTCGCCTGTCTTGGTCACGGCATCTTTATCCACCAACTTGATGCCCAGCTTGTAGCGCCCAGGACCAACGGTGAGTTGGTGGATGTAGTCGTTTCCCAGCCAGTGGTTACCAGTGAGACTCCCAAAGCCCAACTTGTACTCTTCCCAAGAACGGTCGAAGTCCACGCTGCTGTTGACCGTGATGTGCTGGATGACCGTCCAGCCTCCTTCCTGCATGGCGCAGTAGGCGACGATGGGCGTGTCTGCAGGTTTAATCAAGTAGACTCCATCCGGTGACTTAGCTCCAGAGCCCTCCCACAGGTCATAGCAGTCTCTGGGGATCTCTGTTGGAGAAAAGGAagataaaaatcataaaaacctcaaaatgagaataaaaaaaaagttcctatGAGAGGAAGCAATCTGATATTGAAGATAATGAGACAGATACTTCCAGGGAAGAACGTGTCCTACTGTGACTGAGCGCTGTGACTAAAGAACTGTGTTAAAAGTCAGCGGCTTCATGTTGTGTAGTTTGAACGGGGCGTGGCGCCATAAAACATGTCTACTGCTTCTATTACTTATTCCATAAAGCTGCAAATTAAGTAgcttgattttttaatttttttattaaaagagataaataaaaaaaaaatggcaaaaataattcCACTTTAGCAGACAGTGCTGTGGAGATGGCATACACATATCCAGATAGGGCCGGGTTTTGTTACTGGTACtgatacaatactttgaattcgATACCGATACCCAAATGATACTTTTtccgatacctttttctaaattgttaccaaaaaatacaaaaaaacaatcattattctaacattacacatttatttaacagctgacatgagtaatctcattcttatACTGAGAATCACCATGAGAGACTCaatctttctggatcttgttggaacaaacagtgagcatgaTTGTTTGTggagctttattaagaacaaaagtcattgcttgtgcttaaactaaacacattttacaaaaaaatacattcttaCGCATATTGCTTTATgtatttcagttttaagagtgTTTTCTTTTACTTAAAAATTGAGCATCTGAGATTTTTCGGTCGATGCCTTTTTGGTACCAAGTTTCAATACCCAGCGCTATACCCAAAGAAAGAAAACTGTATATAATGTACAAACTGAACTCCAAATTAAGATTAACATTCCTCTACACttgtaataatgtgttatttcagagtaaatcttgaaaaatctAAGTAAATCTTATTACACAGTGTTTTTTATGATATCTGAAGTACTATGCTGCATGTTGTATATAATACTGACCTTTATCTTTTACcaagttttaatacatataaaaatattcaaAGCTCGAAAGCTAGAAGCTTTTACCTTTATGTCCAAGGTTTAGGATGAATTTGTGCTCCTCTGAAGAAAGCAGATGGATGTTTTTAGCATGTGGCTGCACTGCTAGAGCCCCGGTCGAAATGAGCATGCTCAGAAAGGCCACCACCCGACTGCTCAGAGTCTCCATCCTTTAGCAGTGGGAGCACTTAACCAACAATCAAGAACCAATAGAGACAGagttaaacacttaaacacttaaaacctgagtgaaagaaagagagatagagtctCTGAACCATAATAAAgtcatttctctcattttttacCTCAATGTTCCATTGTATATTGTGTGAAAACaacatattaaaaatgtgttaatatattgttaatatatatatatatataataacaatatataacaatagCTTACAACCCACACatctggcacacaaccgacctacAACAGTGAATTGTGGTTACCCTGgcgaaaaaatatatacttaattacacttaaaacatattgagaaatgtctaagtatgatgtaaatatactaacagattcatgtattacttaaaatatatgaaaagtacattaatatgaTGCTTTCATCAAAATTTTGAAAGTAAactaaaaagtacaatatagtgtatttaaaaaaatagactactatgaaggaCACTTTTAGTTTATTGTGATTCAATATACTtccaaaatacttatttccaagtatatttttgtacatttttagtaaagttcagaaagtaaattaaattactactactcattttaaaaaatgtaagtaaatttgtaacacgctaaaaattgtagtacagtatattacaatatatttttatacctaacaaagtatactagaagtgtactTCAtatttacaaaagacaggaacatatAAGAAGCTTATTTGTActataatgtaaatagatcacatatatttaacatcatttTTTAGTACATTCTTAATATACCTGTTGTataatataatagtgatacagttgtaatactctaataattaaatgtattataattttactgtaagtattttcatttaaaatatggggttacatacatgaagtagtttaaacgtttaaattttacttaagtatatttaaaatagttccattttagtacagttaagtacacttagcacaatttaagtaagacttttaaactatttttatactgtaattaaaatataataagtacaaaaacaattgttccattttagtgtttttttaataaactgattaataataataatgtggctacaagaacactatatttagtgcactatagcatgaTAATGCTTAGTATAATTTAATCTACTTTTGTTAACTAGTGTGTCAGCTGGAAAAGCACTGTACATGCtaacaacaccacagaaaccactaaGCTAGTCAATAAAATGAACACGCTTACCTTCACACAGGCTGGGATTTCTCTTGTATTTGTGCAAAATTGAATAAGAGGAAGAAATCCAGGCTGGCAGCTTCAATCTCAGAGTCCACAGAAACCCACAAATCTACAGACTACACTAAAACACAGCCTATCAGTACTGGACTTCAGCCCCGTTCTCACGTCACACAGGAACACACCAAGGGTTAAAGCCTtttatctgtgttttatctgGGGTAGGACTGTGTTAGATCACTTGTGTCATATTCTGCCGAATCTGTGCTATTTCTGTCCCCAGATTTATACATTAGATGTATAAATATGCACacagaataacattaaaatacattttattattaagcttaGTGTCtggtacattgacctaattgcaaaagtaaaatatgcaattaaaaacattaataaaaaatacttagaacaatgaaaaaatagcatttgttacctgtccccccaCTCtcctaactataaactttaccatgaaatataattattaaaaaatgtttacattgtTGTGTGCCTCCAAATCCCATCCATttattattctattctattagaatattagaatagaATTCtattattcaatttattttttcataataaatccataatatttaagttaaagtcctgttactgtaacacattaacctgaacatctgaaacattctacaacaggaagtcacatctacaacaggaagtgacatcagctgcttcttctgaagatcatgcggagaccaaaattaagttccctcattagttttttttctgtatatttgatcttattaaattaaattaattaaattaattcttTCATCTTATTTATTTGTACAAATACAAATTTGTACAATacaaatcactagaatgtgctcagtgtcctcatatgCTATGAGCATAGCTGCTATTTAgctatttatcatgttttttctaattctatgctaaaaacccactcctgttactttcattcctgttactctaaacataaaaagtaaaaagtaacatgaattatgtttttttttgtcataaatatcaattattttaacatgcagtcaaccatttctttaaaataaaataaagccttacttgagagaaaatcaaaggaactagtggacttgcttttaaaaaaacattcttttaaatgttttgtaaccgtcttcagattagaaaccttgtacaaaatgaagtaaagctgcctgagttttaccagtacatgttttaaatagttaaatatatgtgttattagattcagagtttaaaaaaatcaaatataagtttaatttgaaagagttacaaccagcaaatggcacccatttgctGGTTGTAGATGCCACATTGTATACAAGTTGCTACCGGTCAGATTTCTCCTTCatacatcaataaataaaataacaagtcTCTAAAAATAACTCTAAATACAGCTATCAGAACCATATCTTTGCTTCTTTACCATAGCCTAACTTCCTGGCCAAGAACCATGACGAAAATTGACCTAATTAATTCTTTATCTGTGATCAACTTATAGAACAATGAgttcttttaaatggttgatcAAACTACCAAACAAACATCAATACAGCAGCAATTGCTacgcatgctaatgctaactggaTCAATTCACTTTGGATGTAAAATGCTAAATATAGACGATAACCTTTACCCTTTTGTTGCAACTAAGCTCCATCCAAGCCAAGAACCATTTTAACTAGTCAACAGTGGACTTGATACCCACTTAAACTCCAAATGTAAAAAATCTGGGACAATATAGattagaattagcaaaaaaaaaaaaaaaaacgttttttaacatttacttaaattttgatttaattttagACAGTATGaaatcaagatatttcatgttttgtttgatcaactttttatttaaaatattaatatattaaaatattaatatacctCCATTCCTGCAAAATGGGAGGAGCATCTCTCCAGTTTCTCagcaaatgtatttaaaaatattgcaatatttacaaCAGTGtttctcacagaaagacttgcCGAGAGAGTCATGATGTTATTAATACAATATATGCATGAATAATTGCATGAAATATATCAGGTAAATATAATCtatattctgaaaaaaatatatatatattttttttttgtattaagcaggaaaatgttttttttaattacatattgtgCTGCCTTAGTTCACATTAAGTTTTACTGTGAAACCCAGCACCTCATAGCCCCCCACTAAAGCTTTCCCTCCTCACATTCACTACTGCTATATTTAACCTCACTACTTTCACAACTTCCATAACAGTCAGCCAAGTCTGTTTAAAATACACACTGGAGGCTAAACACAGCAATCAATGAATCTCAGTGATCTGAGGGAATAGACACAACAGCATGAAGAAATACAAACTCAATCAGCtggaaaaagtttttttattttctgtttaaatatattaactcagaaaaatattaataaagctCTGATATAAATGCATCAGATTTTGTTTACTCAAAGTCAATAAATAAatcctacataaataaataaattattttaaaaatagaaatgcACACCAGAGTAGTCCTTTAGAAACTCTGCATTAATCAGTGCAGtctaaaaacagctctggaaaataaaaagagagcacttaaaaaggatgagtgtcttcgattttaccaaattaaaaaacatctggaacataattaagaggaaaatggatggataatgttatccaaaagcagtgtgtaagactggtggaggagaaagaacatgatgccaaaatgcatgaaaaaaactgtgataaaaatcagggttattccaccaaatattgatttctgaactcttaaaactttatgaatatgaacttgttttctttgcattatcagccatttctcattttctccaaataaatgcaaaataaataaatgacaatattcttattaggaatttgggagaaatgttgtctgtagtttatagaataaaacaacaatgttaattttactcaaacataaacctataaatagcaaaatcagagaaactgattcagaaactgaagtgctctcttcatttttttccagagctgtataaggcaTTAGTAGCAAcaatcgcatttgttttttttttttccaatcatTTTTAGTAAAATGACTAATGGCGCTCATTTAGATGATGGTGAATAATTGGCACAAGTAACACATGTCCCTGCTCAGATCAGCGCTACCTTCTCCTCGGGCCTCCCCGGTGACCCCGCTGACTGCCACCTCCTGacttactactaccactaccactactactactgctactgtggCTTTTGGGCGGAGCAAAGAACTTGGTCATTAGCTCAGACACATCTGGAAGGTCGGGGTTTGGGTTGAGCATATTCATAGATTGTTCCATttcctaaaaaaacacaaaaaagatccTTAACAAACAATTGAATCATCCAATTACAAACTTCAACAATGCCTCACAATGCTACTTAACCAggctaaaagttaaaaaaaataacaaatcatGTACTATGTTAATAAAAAGTGCAAATTAACAAGGGTCTACACAGTGGTTTAATTGTCTTGgtagatttacagatttcaacTAATATGCGTGGTtgcattctttattttttccaaaaattgtcttagctactttaattttaaaatgagacaaataaaacaaaattcacACACTTACtctatatacataaaataacaaCCCACAAAGTACCCAACATGTTTctcacactataaagcacacttaaaatccttttaaaaatCCActtaaaatcgtcagtgcactagcacttaatggctaatgctaattctccaaccttagtgctgaagaaatttaGGAATCTAATATTTACTTACtcaaatacacagttttcaggagagaaatctgtgtagactgaCATACAGCACttttttgactttaaaagtatgtgttttattaataattacagtcttgtttacttagcttagcttagaagcaaaatatggcgacacccctgttccttactagtgttgcgcCATATGGTATACATTGAATCTCAATTcgaaatgctgtgtagtccaagactaggctggAAAACTGCCCCTAAAGTTATACAATTCCCAACCTCATTCTATGGCATCTTTAACATGGAATTTAGGCACACTGTTCACTTGAAGACAGCAATTCCagattttatttaaaactgaatGTCATATATGTGCAAAATCACATACCTGTCTCATTGCTGGGTCATTTGTGTTGATAACCTTTGgaagaagaaggatgatcacGAGAGGAAGCACCATCATGAGGACCTgagaaaaaaatggcaaaaaagtgaGTAAACTGATTGTTGAAGGATTGTATTTTGAGGTGTTCATAACAGATCAATATGAATACAGTGACTCTAGATGAACATGAAGGCATAACACCAAGATTACCATGGGATTCATCAAGAAATCAGACCACCCCCAGGTTTCTCTTTCTATAAAGTAGGAGTGAAGTCCAGTGCATCTTATCTGAAGCGGGTAAGGCAACTGAAGGACCTCAGATGTCCTGATGTAATTAACTCTTCGAGCTCTGTAAATAAAAACATGGATATTTTAGCTACCAGACAGTACTGTTGTAATAATATAAGCAGAGGAAGCATTTTGTCGAGATCCACATGGGCTGAAGTGATAAGAAACATACCTCATCTTCCCCTTGCTGGTGATATCCACTCTGACAGGCTCAAATTTATACACAGGGGAAGCAATCTGGACCACATATGATCCAGAAGGGACATCATTTACTGTGAAGCTTCCATCGAGTCTGGTGCAAAAGAGACATGAGCAGTTTagctcagcatttttttttatattggagTAGAGAACATGTATAGTTAGACAGTAATACAGCATTAAAACCTATAAcaactatacatattttacatgattattattattattactataattattattattatttttaataataccaGTCTTTATGTAATGTTACGTATTGTTTTTCAAATTTTATCAATTCAGGTTTGGCATACTGTAACGCgtgaccagacgggaggcggacttaaatgcgggtaagacagactttaataaatagcaaataaacaaataaacaaacaggggaataacgaatatatatatatatatatatatatatatatatatatatatatatatatatatatacataaacaaacagggaaaacaaacaaagagctaaactagacagataagtacaaaccaaggtaagggaatatgtacaaaggataaatacgtaaatatgaacaaaacaaggaatataaacaaacaagagatataagcaaagaactagaaacgtggCAAAACTATAGCTaggacgtgacgagacagacaacgttggaaggtgcaaagaccgacagcaaacgtagattaacaggtactatatatactaaacaagaaacaatgaacacctggggagacaggtaacgaggggcggagctacaaattagacacacctgacggaaaattacaggggaacagagcgagaccgtgacacatacagtgccagtcaaatgtttggacacacattttctcattcaatatgttttatttatttttttaggattGTTTACTTCGtagatttaatattaaatatattattaaaattatacagCATCGCATGTGGAATTATTtcataaacaaaaagtgttaaacaaaccaaattgtcttttatattttaattcttcTACGTTGCTTTTCTCATGTTTTCTCATGCTTACAGAATATGACTTTCGACACACTATGTCGTTTTAATTACATAACTCATAAAAatgagatactttctcataattacgagatgtttAATTCAGTCGTTTTAACGACATAATATTTCGTTTTAATGACATAATAActcataattacgagatatttattttgtaataacgatataatatataataataactcaTTATActcataatgtataataataactcatggtaacaagattttttttgtacaatatttttttacatttacagaatACAACTTTATTTCATAATTCCGACACACTATGTCGTTTTAACGACATAACTCATAAAAAcgagatactttctcataattacgagatgtttATTTCACAATTACGACACACTATGTCGTTTTAACGACATACTATGTTGTTTTAATGACATAACTCATAATTACGAGATATGTATTTCGTAATTAcgatttaatatataataataactcaTTAAACtcataatatacaataataactCATAAAAACGAGATAATGTTGCCTATGTTGTTGTTATATGTTTGTAGTTAGACCagttaaaccatcaaactcaaactaaAACCTAATTACCCAATATTGCTGAAAATCAACATAACTCATCTAATCAACAAGTTTTAGCAGCTGTAGCAGCTTTTCTCAGGTTCTCctctgtggttttatttattaacagacTAACCTGATAAAACCAACgtgctcttctccatccaccagcACTACAGCGGACGGAGCCCAGATCTCAGGCCGGACTCCATAAACAGCCGCTCGGCCCTCGATTTGAAACCTGTCCGCGGTCAGAAGCGCCGCCTCCCCGCCCTCTCCCACCTCTCCCCCCGCCAGCGGCTCCGGGAGCTCCGGGCTGAGGACGGGCTGCTGCCCGCCGCACAAACACGGCCCGAAAACACACAGAACTGCACTTATCAGAACCGCAGCCCCGCCAGGGCACTTAAACACCATCTTCTCTAAACTTTAGCAGCAGTTCAGCAGTTAAAATCCGCTCTGTTTAATTTATAATCCGGTTTCTAAACTGTGTGCTCTGTGTGAGTACAGCTCGCCTCGGATTGCGGGGAATGACGCAGTGCGGGCTGCGCTCCAGTTACGCAGGATTCATTCAGAGCTGCGCAAACTGCGGATATACGGAGTTAACCTGTGCTTTAACTTTGTAATATTGTGAGAATAAAGTcgcattataataaaaattaaagtcctaatattacgagaataaagctgtaatattacgagattaacgTCGTAATAttgtgagaataaagtcgtaatattacatgATTAAAAGTCATAATATtgcgagattaaagtcgtaatatttccactttaaattttaaatgtaatgagAAAATAAAACCAGCTCTTTAACTCTTTGATGTGCAATGTGTGTCAAAAACGACcctggtgagtttttttttttaatctttgcaatatatttattcactcatttagAATTTAAAgtatttctcaattaacttgtttttgatcatcatacatccttattttttttttcctttttgaataaaaatgtttaatacataACTATGCAAGACCTAATTTTTAACTAATGGATAGTATTGCTTTAACACCTAAATTCCTCTTAATAACTACCTGGAAGTATttagtaattactcagtagataatactgaattaattattaattacagaGACTTACATTCTCCTTTGTATTAACTATTAATTCATTATTACTGCTCAAATTAACATTAACTGCTCAGCTGAAACCTTAGAGTTTTACAGATCTAAATCAACATACTCCAATATTTCTAAACTATGTagtaagataaatataaatatatttaaggaCTAAATTATTTTATGAGTACTAATACAAAATCACTCTTACAGGAAGCCACACTGTAAACCTACAAGTAGTTTAAACTCTGATTTATGTAAAAATGGATATTTCCTGTTGTGGGGTGGGGAAAGAAAGTTAAATGCctaggcagaaccaatcagaacctcTCTGGCAGAAACAGAGCCTTATAGAGATATTTCTGTATCCATACTGCtattgttacaccttagcctgtgtctgtccagtgtctttccttttttggttccttcctgctcctgtcctctgttattgtgttttgtttaccggtcatgtttcccagccatgtgctactgtgttttggtcatgtctccgccttagccccgccttgtcatctgtaaccctcatttgtaactccgccccctcattacctccacaggtgtccctagtgtgtgcctgtgtataaataccccatgtgctcctttgtagtttgtcgcatcttttgtctcaacttgtcatgttactctgtccagattgtgttcatctgttttgtttagccacagacctgctgtgttgtttgtcctcagtgtttcaggtttgctttatttagtttgtttctttgtttgcttagcttgcttgtttggttcagtattttagtttatcctctgtttcatagtgttttgttttagttaccttttctttttatactccctagtgttcttttctttgttagtttatatatggataataaaaaagacttgcatttgcatcctgcctcctcctctacGTTACAGCTATCTAGTGCCTGTTCAAAGTCCCTACAATGACTTTTACTGATCTTTTATGAATAATTAAATGTACCACTGACAAGATTCTCCATCTCATAATATCCATGAACAaagaaaacaataattaaaagtttgacaactttgaaatatttttatttttttaaagaaagaaaaataaatatatttagagcAACAACATAATACAGCATAACCTCTGTAGTGTATTTGAGAATCATGACTTTTGAAACTGTTTCACATGCTCAATCTAAAACCACACACAGTTATAGGAATGTACAGCTTAACAACAAAGGCCTTTGTTATATAAAAAGGGAATAAACATATGTATGATATTAACATTTACATAGACATTT is a genomic window of Astyanax mexicanus isolate ESR-SI-001 chromosome 14, AstMex3_surface, whole genome shotgun sequence containing:
- the zgc:194887 gene encoding fibrinogen-like protein 1-like protein: METLSSRVVAFLSMLISTGALAVQPHAKNIHLLSSEEHKFILNLGHKEIPRDCYDLWEGSGAKSPDGVYLIKPADTPIVAYCAMQEGGWTVIQHITVNSSVDFDRSWEEYKLGFGSLTGNHWLGNDYIHQLTVGPGRYKLGIKLVDKDAVTKTGEYDPVLVEGEDAQYRLRLGLYQGTALDALTLDPENYLHDNQKFTTKDRDNDNYYQNCAKLQFQGVAGGGWWYDACAGANLNRRNVIYWQKDCNKEHLCKYAWMMVKPSETVKIIRPADCKRDEL
- the LOC103026471 gene encoding ER membrane protein complex subunit 7; protein product: MVFKCPGGAAVLISAVLCVFGPCLCGGQQPVLSPELPEPLAGGEVGEGGEAALLTADRFQIEGRAAVYGVRPEIWAPSAVVLVDGEEHVGFIRLDGSFTVNDVPSGSYVVQIASPVYKFEPVRVDITSKGKMRARRVNYIRTSEVLQLPYPLQIRCTGLHSYFIERETWGWSDFLMNPMVLMMVLPLVIILLLPKVINTNDPAMRQEMEQSMNMLNPNPDLPDVSELMTKFFAPPKSHSSSSSSGSGSSKSGGGSQRGHRGGPRRR